The Chryseobacterium indicum genome includes a window with the following:
- a CDS encoding Mrp/NBP35 family ATP-binding protein — MLTKEKVQGFLKEIEVDDLVNNLQIMGNDVYIDMTAHSPAMHEKKKLEAAMKQAFASEFGEDINLKLKIVSPEPSEIQQSQIKGKQIPGIQNIIAIASGKGGVGKSTVSANMAVTLAKMGFKVGLLDADIYGPSVPTMFDTEGEKPISVEVDGRNLMKPIENYGVKMLSIGYFSGANQAVVWRGPMASKALNQMIRDAAWGELDFLLIDLPPGTGDIHLSIIQEVPVTGAVIVSTPQHVALADVRKGIAMFQMESINIPVLGLIENMAYFTPEELPDNKYYIFGQQGAQYLADDLGIPVLGEIPLIQSIREAGDVGRPAALQEGSKIAEIYTETARKMVESLVERNKNLPPTEAVKITTMAGCSPKAK; from the coding sequence ATGTTGACGAAAGAAAAGGTACAGGGTTTCCTTAAAGAGATAGAAGTTGATGATTTGGTGAATAATCTTCAGATAATGGGCAATGATGTGTATATTGACATGACGGCTCATTCTCCCGCAATGCACGAAAAGAAAAAGCTTGAAGCAGCAATGAAGCAGGCTTTCGCAAGCGAGTTTGGCGAAGATATTAATCTGAAATTAAAGATCGTTTCTCCGGAGCCGAGCGAAATTCAGCAAAGCCAGATCAAAGGAAAGCAAATTCCGGGAATTCAGAATATTATTGCCATTGCTTCCGGAAAAGGAGGAGTTGGTAAATCTACAGTTTCTGCAAATATGGCAGTGACTTTAGCAAAAATGGGCTTCAAAGTAGGATTATTAGATGCAGATATTTACGGCCCTTCAGTTCCTACCATGTTTGATACGGAAGGTGAAAAACCAATTTCTGTAGAAGTGGACGGAAGAAATCTGATGAAGCCTATTGAAAATTATGGCGTAAAAATGCTTTCGATAGGATATTTTTCAGGAGCGAACCAGGCAGTAGTCTGGAGAGGTCCGATGGCTTCAAAAGCATTGAACCAGATGATCCGCGATGCAGCTTGGGGAGAACTGGATTTCCTGCTTATTGATCTTCCTCCGGGAACGGGAGATATTCATTTATCCATCATTCAGGAGGTTCCTGTGACGGGAGCAGTAATTGTAAGTACACCACAACACGTTGCTCTGGCAGATGTAAGAAAAGGTATTGCAATGTTCCAGATGGAAAGCATCAACATTCCGGTTCTTGGATTAATCGAGAATATGGCGTACTTTACACCGGAAGAATTGCCGGACAACAAATATTATATCTTCGGACAGCAGGGAGCGCAGTATCTTGCAGATGATCTTGGAATTCCTGTTTTAGGGGAAATTCCTTTAATCCAGAGCATCAGAGAAGCAGGAGATGTCGGAAGACCGGCAGCTTTACAGGAAGGTTCCAAAATTGCTGAAATCTACACGGAAACTGCCCGAAAAATGGTAGAGAGCCTTGTGGAAAGAAATAAAAATCTTCCGCCTACCGAAGCTGTTAAGATTACAACAATGGCAGGTTGCTCGCCAAAAGCAAAATAA
- a CDS encoding NAD-dependent epimerase/dehydratase family protein — translation MNSIKIILTGATGMVGEGVLMECLENPNISEILSVSRKPSGKKHAKLKEYIVLDFLKIDLNDENFKGYDAVFFCAGISSVGMSEEEYTKITYDTTLHFAKAVLHQNPDMVFNYVSGARTDKTESGKIMWARVKGRTENTLRKLGFRAAYNFRPGFMKPIEGQENVKWFFKPLIWIFPVLLPSKSLTLQEVGIAMINAVLKGYPTSTLEIKDIKNLAI, via the coding sequence ATGAATTCAATAAAAATAATTCTCACGGGAGCAACAGGAATGGTGGGTGAAGGCGTTTTAATGGAATGTCTAGAGAATCCGAACATTTCTGAAATTCTCAGTGTAAGCCGAAAACCGTCGGGTAAAAAACACGCCAAATTAAAAGAATATATTGTTTTAGATTTTTTAAAGATAGATCTGAATGATGAAAATTTCAAAGGATATGATGCCGTATTTTTCTGCGCAGGAATCAGCAGTGTAGGAATGAGCGAGGAAGAATATACAAAAATTACGTATGATACGACGCTGCATTTTGCAAAAGCAGTACTTCATCAGAATCCGGATATGGTGTTCAACTATGTTTCCGGAGCGCGTACCGACAAAACGGAAAGCGGGAAAATAATGTGGGCAAGAGTTAAAGGCAGAACAGAAAATACACTCAGAAAGCTTGGATTCAGGGCAGCATATAATTTTCGACCGGGATTCATGAAACCCATTGAAGGTCAGGAAAATGTAAAATGGTTTTTTAAACCTTTAATTTGGATTTTTCCTGTTTTATTACCATCAAAATCATTAACTTTACAAGAAGTGGGTATCGCAATGATTAATGCTGTACTAAAAGGGTATCCGACTTCAACATTAGAAATTAAGGACATTAAAAATCTGGCGATATGA
- a CDS encoding exopolyphosphatase has product MKIAAIDIGSNAARLLINEVKINNKQPEFIKLNLLRIPLRLGMDVFSLGKIGEEREKMVIDSMKIFSDLMKIYKVEHYRACATSAMRDAANGQKIIEEVKRTSGINIEIISGDEEATLVFENHVAEGLDKEFAYLYIDVGGGSTELTFYENGKMKYEKSFNIGTIRLLNNLVTPDNWKDMKEEIRKNINSKKPIVAIGSGGNINKVFSMSKTKDGKPMSLSHLKKVYKEFDDLTVDERMTKYNLREDRADVLVHALQIFNNVMSWSEINRIFVPKISVADGLIHNIYSKLQDKK; this is encoded by the coding sequence ATGAAGATCGCAGCCATAGATATAGGAAGTAATGCCGCCCGACTTTTGATTAATGAAGTAAAAATAAACAATAAACAGCCCGAATTTATTAAGCTGAATCTTTTGAGAATTCCTCTGAGACTGGGAATGGATGTCTTTAGCTTAGGAAAGATCGGAGAGGAAAGAGAAAAAATGGTAATCGACTCGATGAAGATTTTCAGCGATCTGATGAAAATCTATAAGGTGGAACATTACAGAGCCTGTGCTACAAGTGCCATGCGTGACGCAGCCAACGGACAGAAAATTATTGAAGAGGTGAAAAGAACTTCAGGAATCAATATTGAAATCATTTCCGGAGACGAAGAAGCAACTCTGGTTTTTGAAAATCATGTTGCCGAAGGACTGGATAAAGAATTTGCCTATTTGTATATTGATGTCGGCGGAGGTTCTACAGAGCTTACTTTCTACGAAAACGGAAAAATGAAGTACGAAAAGTCTTTTAATATCGGAACCATACGTTTGCTAAACAATCTGGTAACGCCCGACAACTGGAAAGATATGAAGGAAGAAATCCGAAAAAATATCAACAGCAAAAAGCCGATTGTTGCCATCGGGTCAGGAGGAAACATCAACAAAGTTTTTTCCATGAGCAAAACGAAAGATGGCAAACCGATGTCTCTTTCTCATCTTAAAAAGGTATATAAAGAGTTTGATGATCTTACCGTTGATGAAAGAATGACAAAATATAATCTTCGCGAAGACAGAGCCGACGTTCTGGTTCACGCGTTACAGATCTTCAACAATGTGATGTCATGGTCGGAAATCAACAGGATTTTTGTACCTAAAATTTCTGTTGCAGATGGTCTAATTCACAATATTTACAGCAAATTGCAGGATAAGAAGTAA
- the ppk1 gene encoding polyphosphate kinase 1 — MSLHFNPRDITWLAFNERVLQEAMDEKVPLHLRIRFLGIFSNNLDEFFRVRVAGLKRAMDFKEKVIAESFYQPPSKILQKINDIVMRQQQNFDKTWKKILAEMAEHHVYIKTAKNLSSNQKEFVRKYFDEVVESNVIPILLHENTPMPYMRDKSLYLGVAMRKKDWQYSSNYAIIEIPSRFVGRFVLLPSEDVEEKNVMLLEDVITFNLPHIFSYFGYDEFAANAFKVTKDAELELDNDIRTNFAEKIEKGLKNRRKGKPTRFVFDKDMDKALLEMLIRKLNLTKKDSIIPGGKIHNFKHFMDFPDVFERYEKPVERTSFTHPAFENTERVTDVILKHDVLLTFPYHKYNPVIDLLREAAMDPDVKSIQITAYRLASSSKIINALIYAARNGKEVTVMLELQARFDEESNLEWKEMLEPEGITVLIGLPNKKVHAKLCVIKKRSHNKTIQYGFVSTGNFNEKTARIYGDHLLMTSDRGIMADINKVFNVLKKPKEDYLPVLKTCKSLLVCPQFMREKILHHIDKEIEEAKAGRHAEMIVKANSVSDRFLIEKLYEAAQAGVVIRMIVRGIYCAVNQKEFKEKIKAISIVDEYLEHARVMYFYNKGAEDMYISSADWMTRNLDYRIEAAAKITDKNLKKELKDILDIQLKDNVKARILDKKLSNEYIDNDKEECRSQIETYRYLKAKTNKK; from the coding sequence ATGTCGTTACATTTCAATCCGAGAGATATTACGTGGCTTGCCTTCAACGAGAGGGTTTTACAGGAAGCCATGGACGAAAAAGTCCCTTTACATTTAAGAATCCGTTTTTTAGGAATTTTCTCCAACAATTTAGACGAATTTTTCCGTGTGCGGGTTGCAGGTTTAAAGCGCGCCATGGATTTTAAAGAAAAAGTTATTGCAGAATCTTTTTATCAGCCGCCTTCCAAAATTCTCCAGAAGATCAATGATATTGTGATGCGACAGCAGCAGAATTTTGATAAAACGTGGAAGAAAATTCTTGCTGAAATGGCGGAACATCATGTTTACATTAAAACAGCCAAAAATTTATCTTCCAATCAGAAAGAGTTTGTAAGAAAATATTTTGATGAAGTAGTAGAATCCAACGTTATTCCTATTCTGCTTCATGAAAATACACCTATGCCTTACATGCGGGACAAAAGTCTTTATCTGGGTGTCGCGATGAGGAAAAAAGATTGGCAATATTCCAGCAATTATGCCATTATTGAAATTCCTTCAAGATTTGTAGGAAGATTTGTTCTGCTTCCTTCCGAGGATGTGGAAGAGAAAAATGTAATGCTTCTGGAAGATGTAATTACCTTTAATTTGCCCCATATTTTCTCCTATTTCGGATATGATGAATTTGCTGCCAATGCTTTTAAAGTAACCAAAGATGCCGAACTGGAACTTGATAATGACATCCGTACCAATTTTGCCGAAAAGATAGAAAAAGGCTTAAAAAACAGAAGGAAAGGAAAGCCTACCCGTTTTGTTTTCGATAAAGATATGGACAAGGCTCTTCTTGAGATGCTGATCCGAAAATTAAACCTGACGAAAAAAGACAGCATCATTCCCGGAGGAAAAATTCATAATTTTAAACATTTCATGGATTTTCCGGATGTTTTTGAGAGGTATGAAAAGCCTGTTGAAAGAACTTCTTTCACCCACCCCGCTTTTGAAAACACGGAAAGAGTAACGGATGTTATTCTGAAACATGATGTTCTTCTTACCTTCCCTTATCACAAATACAATCCTGTAATTGATCTTCTTCGTGAAGCGGCAATGGATCCTGATGTAAAATCCATCCAGATCACAGCCTATCGTTTAGCGAGCAGTTCGAAAATCATCAATGCTTTAATTTATGCGGCAAGAAATGGTAAAGAAGTGACGGTAATGCTTGAGCTTCAGGCAAGATTTGATGAAGAATCTAATCTGGAGTGGAAGGAAATGCTGGAACCGGAAGGAATTACCGTATTGATAGGTCTTCCGAACAAGAAAGTTCATGCCAAATTATGCGTCATCAAAAAAAGGTCTCACAACAAAACCATCCAGTACGGTTTTGTAAGTACCGGAAATTTCAATGAGAAAACCGCCAGAATCTATGGAGATCATCTGCTAATGACTTCAGACCGCGGAATAATGGCAGATATTAATAAGGTATTCAATGTTCTGAAAAAACCGAAGGAAGATTATCTGCCTGTTCTTAAAACCTGTAAGAGTTTACTTGTCTGTCCGCAGTTCATGCGTGAAAAGATTCTACATCATATTGATAAGGAAATTGAAGAAGCCAAAGCGGGAAGACACGCAGAAATGATCGTTAAAGCCAATTCTGTAAGCGACCGCTTTCTGATTGAAAAGTTATATGAAGCGGCACAAGCCGGAGTTGTCATCAGAATGATTGTAAGAGGAATTTACTGTGCGGTGAACCAAAAAGAGTTTAAAGAAAAAATAAAGGCAATCAGCATTGTAGACGAATATCTGGAACACGCCAGAGTGATGTATTTTTACAATAAAGGAGCCGAAGATATGTATATTTCTTCCGCGGACTGGATGACGAGGAATCTGGATTACAGAATTGAAGCCGCTGCAAAAATTACCGATAAAAATTTAAAGAAAGAATTGAAGGATATTCTCGACATACAGTTGAAAGATAATGTAAAAGCCCGTATTTTAGACAAAAAACTGAGCAACGAATATATTGATAACGATAAGGAAGAGTGCCGTTCTCAGATTGAAACCTATCGATATTTAAAAGCCAAAACGAATAAAAAATGA
- a CDS encoding response regulator transcription factor — MKNILIADGHYVVRMGTSLILETKLEYQCTIDFAGTYLEAKEKVSEKIYDLLIIDIDIPQSIFKAMVKELKKKQKQLRILIFSNYDENVGIQYIEEGAAGYLNKGATEEEILASVKAIFEEGYYYTVDMMKKLVMQSTDIHSVERLSKREFQIFKLLAEGNGNIEISNSLNLKMSTISTYKKKIFEKLQVKNVVDLVRIYDDMH, encoded by the coding sequence ATGAAAAATATACTCATTGCTGACGGTCATTATGTTGTAAGAATGGGAACTTCGCTCATTTTAGAAACCAAACTTGAATATCAGTGTACTATAGATTTCGCAGGAACTTATCTTGAAGCAAAAGAAAAAGTTTCTGAAAAGATATATGATCTTTTAATTATTGATATTGATATTCCGCAGAGTATTTTCAAAGCAATGGTAAAGGAACTGAAAAAGAAACAGAAACAATTAAGGATTCTTATCTTTTCCAATTACGATGAAAATGTAGGAATTCAGTACATAGAAGAAGGAGCGGCGGGATATCTTAATAAAGGTGCAACAGAAGAAGAAATCTTAGCAAGCGTGAAGGCAATATTCGAAGAGGGATATTATTACACGGTAGATATGATGAAGAAACTCGTTATGCAGTCTACGGATATTCACTCTGTGGAGCGGCTTTCAAAAAGGGAATTTCAGATTTTTAAACTCCTCGCAGAAGGCAACGGAAATATAGAAATTTCGAATAGTCTGAATCTCAAAATGTCGACTATCAGCACCTATAAGAAGAAAATTTTTGAGAAACTACAGGTTAAAAATGTAGTAGATCTCGTAAGAATCTATGACGATATGCATTAA
- a CDS encoding SIR2 family NAD-dependent protein deacylase, which produces MKTQLEEIIRQVYHKEKRNLFTFLTGAGISSDSGIPTYRGTDGIWVKGTQFHKPEEFGTLKYFKQHPEEVLQFSLFRKKMFDSAEPNESHFHLAEIEKMLQDRFHLITQNIDNLHRRAGNQRIYEIHGNNREIKCSNGCKEILNLPEEIKGKDIDEDLTAKDIELLTCSYCGHWMRPNILWFDEYYDEKTNKKFSSLKVAKNSGVLFIIGTSGATNLPLAIAETALKYGAFIVDINTEDNHFTELIVNKKNKLIIREKSTEVLKVIKEIIENLSEI; this is translated from the coding sequence ATGAAAACGCAATTAGAAGAAATCATCCGTCAGGTTTACCATAAAGAAAAACGAAATCTTTTCACTTTTTTAACGGGAGCAGGAATTTCATCCGACAGCGGAATTCCTACCTATCGCGGAACAGACGGAATCTGGGTAAAAGGAACGCAGTTTCATAAGCCGGAAGAATTCGGAACGCTGAAATATTTTAAGCAACATCCTGAAGAAGTTCTTCAATTTTCTCTTTTCAGGAAAAAAATGTTTGATAGTGCAGAACCCAATGAAAGCCATTTTCATTTAGCTGAAATTGAAAAAATGCTGCAGGACCGGTTTCATCTGATCACACAAAATATAGACAATCTTCACAGGCGCGCAGGAAATCAACGAATTTATGAAATTCATGGAAATAACCGTGAAATTAAATGTTCGAACGGATGTAAGGAAATTTTGAATCTTCCGGAAGAAATTAAAGGCAAAGACATCGATGAAGATCTTACAGCAAAAGATATTGAATTGCTTACCTGTTCATATTGCGGACACTGGATGCGCCCGAATATTTTGTGGTTTGATGAATATTATGATGAAAAAACCAATAAGAAATTCAGTTCTCTGAAAGTGGCAAAAAACAGCGGAGTGCTTTTCATTATCGGAACTTCCGGAGCGACAAATCTTCCGCTTGCCATTGCTGAAACCGCATTGAAATACGGAGCCTTCATTGTTGACATCAATACAGAAGACAACCATTTCACGGAACTGATTGTAAATAAAAAAAATAAGCTGATCATCCGGGAAAAGTCTACTGAGGTTTTAAAGGTGATTAAAGAGATTATTGAAAATTTATCTGAAATTTAA
- a CDS encoding NifU family protein, protein METNITHEDTVTRVLEALESIRPFLNKDGGDIELIDVKDSLVYVKLLGNCSGCSLNFSTLKLGVENTIKQYAPEIERVINVE, encoded by the coding sequence ATGGAAACAAATATAACGCACGAAGATACTGTAACAAGAGTTTTGGAAGCTCTGGAAAGCATCCGTCCGTTTCTGAATAAGGACGGTGGTGATATCGAGCTTATCGATGTGAAAGACAGTCTGGTTTACGTAAAACTTTTAGGAAACTGTTCCGGATGTTCTTTAAATTTTTCAACCTTAAAATTAGGCGTGGAAAATACCATTAAGCAATATGCTCCGGAAATAGAAAGAGTAATAAATGTAGAGTAG
- a CDS encoding choice-of-anchor I family protein has product MINNYLLKSSVVAAFFLQGAVFGQTSLIHYWNFNNNASAASITTPTSTLVGGSMTAVINGTTDVDFANGTGQNFNIDNFNARNGDVSGTHLRYNFPINGNLQFNLPTTGYNNVVVKFTTRRSGSGAGTQTWKYSVDGTNFVTFQTVSPLDANPQLITLDFSTISGAANNPNFKLKVEFSQGSGGTVGNNRFDNFTVDATPINATDTTPPTVTYLPSNNTNNALTTVNPTISFNESVRLTDNSAINDSNAQMLVDFRLGNASGSQVPFTTTFSSNKITVIPTVALIPNQTYYLALKPNMVEDTSDNAVTAVTSTTFTTAGTSISLDKNFIKVSENAGTLAFKINVTNPSNSTVNLVVKPAPFSTANSSDFTLTNQTINLTPSTTSYTVNIPIIDDSLEEQQAEYFVVSLENPVGATISGDSNATVYIVDNDKPAPVPTHQISLNYIGSFDPSGTNTSSTEIVVHDPATQRLFTISSITDVFDIINFSNPTSPTVVNTINMAPYGGITSIAVKNGIIAAASPNTNPQLNGSVVFFDINGNFLKQVTVGALPDMITFSPDGTKVMTANEGEPNDAYTVDPEGTISIIDISGGIANLTQSNVTTLNFNAFDSQVSALAATGVRKVRTNNTLSQDLEPEYITISSDSQKAWVALQENNAVAEVNLVTKTITGIWGLGKKDMSVPGNGFDASDNNGEILIANWPVKAYFTPDGIQNYKVGGTNYIVTANEGDEKDLSGFSERTTVGANDYNLDPAIFPQSSVLKASYNLGRFRVSNATGNTDGDTDFEEIAALGARSFSIFNADTKQIVYDSGDRFERYIAANYPLIFNADNESNTVKIRSRAKGPEPEGVALGNINGQTYAFITLERTGGVMVYNITDPNNPAFTDYKHSRMTSAYGGDNGPEGLIYIAPENTTTGKGYVIVANEISGTLSMYEIANAPTLATGEVKSEKATFNVFPNPVTKGNILYFNRAQGYELYDMSGKQIGKEKNALTIDTSMLSTGVYLIKTSEGHLKRVIVK; this is encoded by the coding sequence ATGATTAACAACTACCTGTTAAAAAGTTCTGTTGTCGCCGCATTCTTTCTTCAGGGAGCGGTTTTCGGGCAGACCTCTCTTATCCACTACTGGAATTTCAACAACAATGCTTCGGCAGCTTCCATCACTACCCCGACTTCCACCTTGGTAGGAGGTTCGATGACAGCCGTAATCAACGGAACTACTGATGTAGATTTCGCCAACGGAACAGGACAGAATTTCAATATCGACAATTTCAATGCGAGAAACGGAGATGTTTCAGGAACGCATTTACGTTATAATTTCCCGATCAACGGAAATCTTCAGTTCAATTTGCCAACAACAGGATACAATAATGTTGTCGTGAAATTTACGACAAGAAGATCCGGTTCCGGAGCAGGAACGCAGACGTGGAAATATTCTGTGGACGGAACAAATTTCGTTACTTTTCAGACGGTTTCTCCTTTAGATGCTAATCCGCAACTCATTACTTTAGATTTTTCGACAATCTCAGGAGCAGCCAACAATCCAAATTTTAAACTTAAAGTTGAATTCTCACAAGGTTCCGGAGGAACTGTGGGTAACAACCGTTTCGATAATTTTACTGTAGATGCAACCCCCATTAATGCAACCGACACTACTCCACCCACGGTAACTTACCTTCCCTCAAACAACACAAATAATGCTCTAACGACTGTAAATCCTACGATTTCTTTTAATGAAAGTGTAAGGTTAACAGACAATTCCGCGATCAACGATTCTAATGCACAAATGCTTGTCGATTTCCGCCTTGGAAATGCTTCAGGTTCTCAGGTTCCCTTTACAACTACGTTTTCCAGCAATAAAATTACAGTGATCCCGACTGTAGCTTTAATCCCCAACCAAACGTATTATCTGGCTTTAAAACCCAACATGGTAGAAGATACAAGTGATAATGCAGTGACGGCAGTTACTTCCACCACTTTTACCACCGCAGGAACCTCAATTTCGCTGGATAAAAACTTTATTAAAGTCAGTGAAAATGCAGGAACTTTAGCATTTAAAATAAATGTTACAAATCCGTCAAATTCAACAGTGAATTTGGTGGTGAAACCCGCTCCTTTCAGCACGGCAAACAGCAGCGACTTTACACTAACGAATCAGACGATTAATCTTACTCCTTCCACAACGAGTTATACCGTAAACATCCCGATCATCGATGATTCGCTGGAAGAACAGCAGGCTGAATATTTTGTAGTAAGCCTTGAAAATCCGGTCGGGGCAACCATTTCCGGAGACAGCAATGCAACAGTTTATATTGTTGATAATGATAAACCCGCTCCGGTTCCAACTCATCAGATTTCTTTAAATTATATCGGAAGTTTTGATCCTTCGGGAACCAATACCAGTTCTACGGAAATTGTGGTTCATGATCCTGCCACACAGAGATTATTTACCATCAGCTCCATCACCGATGTTTTTGATATTATTAATTTCAGCAATCCTACTTCGCCAACCGTTGTTAATACCATTAATATGGCTCCTTACGGCGGAATTACAAGCATCGCCGTAAAAAACGGAATTATTGCCGCGGCTTCTCCGAACACCAATCCGCAGCTGAACGGTTCTGTAGTTTTCTTTGATATCAACGGAAATTTCCTGAAGCAGGTTACCGTAGGAGCTTTACCGGATATGATTACTTTTTCACCGGACGGAACAAAAGTAATGACCGCCAATGAAGGCGAGCCGAACGATGCTTATACCGTAGATCCGGAAGGAACGATCAGTATTATTGATATTTCAGGGGGAATTGCGAATCTTACGCAAAGCAATGTTACGACGCTTAATTTTAATGCCTTTGATTCTCAGGTTTCTGCATTAGCGGCAACCGGTGTAAGAAAAGTAAGAACAAACAATACACTTTCTCAGGATTTAGAACCTGAATATATTACGATCAGTTCAGACAGCCAGAAAGCATGGGTTGCCCTTCAGGAAAACAATGCGGTTGCCGAAGTTAATTTAGTAACAAAAACCATTACTGGAATTTGGGGATTGGGTAAAAAAGACATGAGTGTTCCCGGAAACGGTTTTGATGCTTCTGATAACAACGGAGAGATCTTAATTGCCAACTGGCCTGTAAAAGCCTATTTTACTCCGGATGGCATTCAGAATTATAAAGTTGGAGGAACCAATTATATCGTCACTGCCAATGAAGGTGACGAAAAAGACCTTTCAGGATTCAGTGAAAGAACTACAGTAGGGGCGAATGATTATAATTTAGATCCGGCTATTTTTCCACAATCTTCTGTTTTAAAAGCTTCTTATAATTTAGGAAGGTTCAGAGTTTCCAATGCGACAGGAAATACAGACGGAGATACAGATTTCGAGGAAATTGCAGCTTTGGGAGCGCGTTCATTCTCGATCTTCAATGCAGATACAAAACAGATCGTTTACGACAGCGGAGACCGTTTTGAGAGATATATCGCAGCCAATTATCCTTTGATCTTTAATGCAGATAATGAATCCAATACTGTTAAAATCAGAAGCCGTGCAAAAGGTCCAGAACCGGAAGGAGTTGCTTTAGGAAATATTAACGGACAAACATACGCTTTCATTACACTGGAAAGAACAGGCGGTGTGATGGTTTATAATATTACAGATCCTAACAATCCTGCTTTCACAGATTACAAGCATTCAAGAATGACTTCTGCATACGGAGGCGATAACGGACCGGAAGGACTTATCTACATTGCTCCCGAAAATACAACAACCGGAAAAGGATATGTAATTGTTGCCAATGAAATCAGCGGTACATTATCGATGTATGAAATTGCTAATGCTCCTACTCTGGCAACCGGCGAGGTTAAATCTGAAAAAGCAACCTTCAATGTATTCCCGAATCCGGTAACAAAAGGAAATATTCTGTATTTCAACAGAGCGCAGGGCTATGAATTGTATGATATGTCCGGAAAACAGATTGGAAAAGAAAAAAATGCTTTAACAATCGACACTTCGATGCTTTCCACAGGAGTTTATCTTATAAAAACTTCCGAAGGACATCTGAAAAGAGTTATTGTAAAGTAG